Part of the Desulfurobacteriaceae bacterium genome, GACCTAAACTTTACAGAACCACAAAAGCGTTCCTTCTTCACTTTGGTATTGACAACTTGGAAGAACTACCTGAAATTCAAATAGAGGAACCATAGTATGAACAGAATAGAAGATGCTTTGGATATCCTCTACGAAGATGAAGAGCTTGCTCTGTGCTGTGAGAGACTCCTTCCACAAGTGGAAAAGATCCTAGAAGGACTTGATAAAAGTTTACCACCGTTTATTGACGGAGATTTTTTTGTTGAAATAGTTAATCTAGTTAGAGATAAACTTTTATCGGAAAACAAAGAACAGCTGGAGGAGAAGATGGGAATTGTTACGGTAACTTTTGAACTTGGTTCGGGAGGGCTGGAGTTAGCAAAGAAAATATCTGAAAAGCTCGGATACAAACTTGTGTTTGAAGAAATTTTAAAGGAAACGGCTAAGAGGTTAGGTGTTCCTGAGTGGAAAATAGAAGAATTCAACGAGTTTAAATACGCTTCTTCTAAACTTTCATTTTTTGACATGTTTCAACTGGACAAGGATTTTATAGATTTTAGTGCCCTTTTAGGAAAAGAAAGTCAAGAAATAACCTTCGAGAAGTTTAGAGAGACTTTAACAAAAGTTGTTGTTTCTTTTGCCGTATCAAACAATGTAGTAATAGTAGGACATGGATCTGCTTGCTTTTTAAGGGAATACCCTAACTGCCTTCATCTTAAAGTAGAAGCACCTTTTGTAGACAGGGTAAGAACTTTTGCACAAAATTATAATTTGTCTCTCGAAGAAGCTGAAAAACAATTAAGAAAAATAGACGAGAAAGAGAAGGAGTTCTACAAAGATATGTGTGATGCAGATATTTCTTCAATTGACCTATTCCACCTAAAGGTAAACACATCAAAAATTCCTGTTGAGGAGGCTGCAAAACTTGTAGTAGATACCTTTAAGCTTTTAGTAGAGGAATAGAATGGTAAAGATAACTCCTTACGATGCCCTAATAATAGTTGACGTTCAAAATGACTTTTTACCGGGAGGTTCCCTTCCTGTTCCACAGGGAGACAAAGTAATAGAACCTCTTAATCGCTATATAGAACTTTTTACTTTAAAAGGAAGACCTATTTTTGCCACAAGAGATTGGCATCCAGAAAATCACATCTCTTTCAAAGAGAACGGGGGGTTATGGCCTAAGCATTGCGTTCAAGGAACAAAAGGATCAGAGTTTCCAAAGGATCTGAAGCTTCCTCCTGATGCTTTCATAATAAATAAAGGAGAAAGACCTGAACTTGAAGCTTACTCTGGATTCCAAGGAACAATACTAAATGATCTTCTTAAAGAAAGAGGAGTAAAGAGAGTTTTTGTTGGTGGGCTTGCTACAGATTACTGTGTAAGAAATACGGTATTGGGAGCACTGAACTTAGGATATACAGTCTTCTTCTTGGAAGATGCTTCCCAAGGGGTTAACATAAACAAAGGTGATGTTGAAAAAGCTATAAATGAAATGCTTCTTGCCGGTGCCATAACGATAAGTCTTAAAAATGTAGAAAAATAAAAGGGGGATTGACTCCCCCCTTTTTTTTACTCGTCGTCTTTCAAGTCCTCAAGAAGTTTAGAAATATCAATGTCCAAGTCTTCAACACCTTCTTGACCTGTAAATGGTGGAGTAATGGAATTTCCATAGTTTCTTTCAGTAAAACCTGCAAATCTCATAGGTCTTCCTTTTTCGTCAAATCCCGTTGCTATAACCGTTACTTGAATTGTGTCTTCTAAAGTATCATCAATGCTTACTCCAAAGAAGAAGTTTGTGTCATCCCTCTTAGCTCTTTCTTTAATGAGTCCAGCAGCAGCATAAGCTTCGTCTAAAGTAAGGTCTGGACCCCCCGTAATGTTTACCAAGATTCTACTCGCTCCTTCAACTTGAACATTTTCAAGAAGTGGGTTGTCTATTGCCTTCCTTGCGGCAGTTAGGGCCCTATCTTCACCGCTTGCCTCTCCAGTTCCCATTAGTGCATATCCACCACTATGCATTACAGTTTTTACATCTGCAAAATCAAGGTTAATAAGACCTGGTCTTGTAATCACTTCAGTAATGCCCTTAACTGCTTGATAAAGAACGTTATCAGCAAGCTTGAAAGCATCTAAGATTGACATCTCCTTAGAGGCAACGGTAAGAAGCTTTTGGTTAGGAACAACCATCAATGTGTCTACAAATTCCTTTAGTCTCCTGATTCCAGCTTCAG contains:
- a CDS encoding cytidylate kinase-like family protein, with product MNRIEDALDILYEDEELALCCERLLPQVEKILEGLDKSLPPFIDGDFFVEIVNLVRDKLLSENKEQLEEKMGIVTVTFELGSGGLELAKKISEKLGYKLVFEEILKETAKRLGVPEWKIEEFNEFKYASSKLSFFDMFQLDKDFIDFSALLGKESQEITFEKFRETLTKVVVSFAVSNNVVIVGHGSACFLREYPNCLHLKVEAPFVDRVRTFAQNYNLSLEEAEKQLRKIDEKEKEFYKDMCDADISSIDLFHLKVNTSKIPVEEAAKLVVDTFKLLVEE
- a CDS encoding nicotinamidase, with translation MVKITPYDALIIVDVQNDFLPGGSLPVPQGDKVIEPLNRYIELFTLKGRPIFATRDWHPENHISFKENGGLWPKHCVQGTKGSEFPKDLKLPPDAFIINKGERPELEAYSGFQGTILNDLLKERGVKRVFVGGLATDYCVRNTVLGALNLGYTVFFLEDASQGVNINKGDVEKAINEMLLAGAITISLKNVEK
- the ftsZ gene encoding cell division protein FtsZ; its protein translation is MFDIADDTFQGPVIKVIGVGGGGGNAVARMLEKGIEGVEFIAINTDAQVLAKLPIPLKVQIGEKLTKGLGAGGKPEIGEQAALEDEPKIREVLEGSDMVFITAGMGGGTGTGAAPIVAKIAKDMGILTVGVVTRPFDFEGRRRHEFAEAGIRRLKEFVDTLMVVPNQKLLTVASKEMSILDAFKLADNVLYQAVKGITEVITRPGLINLDFADVKTVMHSGGYALMGTGEASGEDRALTAARKAIDNPLLENVQVEGASRILVNITGGPDLTLDEAYAAAGLIKERAKRDDTNFFFGVSIDDTLEDTIQVTVIATGFDEKGRPMRFAGFTERNYGNSITPPFTGQEGVEDLDIDISKLLEDLKDDE